The sequence GCGCAATCCTTTTGTCTTTTAGTTAGCGGTTCTCGCAGTGCTGATGCTCAACAAAGACTGAAAGTATTAGAACAGTCACAAGACGGGTTTTTTATATCAGAAATGGATATGCGTTTTAGGGGGCCAGGTCAAGTTTTAGGAACTCGACAATCCGGTATTCCAGATTTTACTTTAGCAAGTTTAGTTGAAGACGAAGAAGTATTAATTTTAGCCCGTCAAGCTGCGGAAAAAGTAATAGAATTAGACGCTAGTTTGGAACGTTGGAAATTGATGCGAGACGAATTGAAATACCGTTATGAAAGGTTAATGGGTGGAACGATTTTGACTTAGCTGTAGACTGTAAATTCTAAATTCTAGATTGTGTATTCTGAATACAGAAGATTAAAAACATTACTAAACGCAGAAGATACAAAGAAAAAAGAAGAAAAAGATAAAATTAAATAATTTCTATATAAACGTAAACTATATAATAGTGCGTTTTCCGTATGCTTTCAGACAATAAGAAGGCGATTTAGTTTCAGAAATCACCCCTTAAATGAAATTATTTTTTTCAAACCTTAACTAAATTCCATAGTTTCGACAAAATCTAAAATCATTTGCTTGAGTGCAACAGCTTCTTGCTTCATAAAATTAGAAGTTCTGCCATCTAAAAATGTTCGCTGACTGCTTACTATATAAAGAAAGTCGCCATTAATAAACGCGATTAATCCTCGATAAGCATCTAATTTGGTTGCAGTACCATTGTTTCCTGTTTTGTAAGTTCTTGAACCATCAGGCATATAAAGCAGTACAAAGTAAGCGCCTTCTAGGGTTTGAGTCATATACTCGTTATATTCAACCTGTGCTTCTGGCAAATTCGCGACTATTTCTTCAGGAACATATTTATTTACCAGAGTCGATTTCAGATATTCCTCTTGCCCAATGATTTCCATTTCTTCCATTTGTTTAGAAGGCAAGGAATAATAATCTATTCTGAGAAAACTACCTTCATCATCAGAAAAACTAACTGTACCTTCTTGACTTTGAACTTTACCGCCTTGATGGGGCTTTACTGGAATCGGAACTGTAAAGTTACCTATTGGAGATTCATATGACTCTATAGTAAAGCCCATATCATGTATAGTTTCATCTTCCGAATCAAGTAATTCTTCTAATTCAGCTTCCTCGAAGGCAGCAATTACATCTTCGATAATTTCTTCTGCTTCTTCATTTTCAATATCTAAAGCTTCCTGTAAGCTTTTTAGCAGAGGCATTTTTGTTCTGGGGATATGCATTTCTTCTTCATCTACAATTACACTAACCCCAGCAGCAAAAGCATCTTCTAAAAATTCATCTTCAAGTTTGTCATTCGCAGCATTAAACAGCGCTCCTATTTCATTCTGTTCGGCTATATTTAGAAGCTTATCAAGCATTTCTAATAAATCTTCATCCGAATATTCTTCAAAAATCTCGAATCCCCAAAGTATATCGACTAAAAATTCTATATCTACCTCTTCTAAAGACGAATCGGCAGCAGTAGTTATTAGTGCGACTGTAGCCACTGCTTCTTCTCGAGTCAATGGCTGTTTTAATATGTTTTCTGATTTAAAATATTTATCGTATTTGTCCATAACTAGTACCTCCAGGCATGGTATTTCAGTGCAGAAAAATTAGCAGTGGCTCGCTGTATTCACAATATTATGTTAAATAGGTTGATAAATAATTTTTACTTCGGCATTAACAGTAAACTGCATCGCGATAGTGAAATATATATCATTTAGATATTACTA comes from Rivularia sp. PCC 7116 and encodes:
- a CDS encoding tellurite resistance TerB family protein, with amino-acid sequence MDKYDKYFKSENILKQPLTREEAVATVALITTAADSSLEEVDIEFLVDILWGFEIFEEYSDEDLLEMLDKLLNIAEQNEIGALFNAANDKLEDEFLEDAFAAGVSVIVDEEEMHIPRTKMPLLKSLQEALDIENEEAEEIIEDVIAAFEEAELEELLDSEDETIHDMGFTIESYESPIGNFTVPIPVKPHQGGKVQSQEGTVSFSDDEGSFLRIDYYSLPSKQMEEMEIIGQEEYLKSTLVNKYVPEEIVANLPEAQVEYNEYMTQTLEGAYFVLLYMPDGSRTYKTGNNGTATKLDAYRGLIAFINGDFLYIVSSQRTFLDGRTSNFMKQEAVALKQMILDFVETMEFS